AGGCCAAAAGCAAAGGCATGGGATTCTTCTGGACCTTTTCAGTTGTGTTTGATCTTTTATTGCTTGAATTTAGATACAGAACCAtcatttttgaatatttgatatttacatTGGGACTTCTCATTCTTATTAACCCGTGATGAATGTAAGGGAACCCATCGAATGCAGTACCCTGGAATTTTTACTGTCTAAGTTGACCCTTTTAATTCCTGCATATGTATTTCAGACTAGCTATTGCAAGAGCACTCTACCAGAATCCATCTATTCTTATTCTAGATGAAGCAACTTCTGCATTAGACAGCAGATCCGAGTTCTTGGTGAGGCAAGCTCTGCAGCGGTTATTGCGAAATCGCACAGTAAGTTTAAGTGctattattcttttactgCTGTTTATTTATGTTGTATTTGTTAGTGGTTGGACGTATTTTCTTGGATATCTAAAGAGGTTCGTTGTCTGCTAAGAgtacctttttcttgattggaCTACAACAACAAGGTCATTTCTGTGCATTTCATTTAGCAATTGAGGTACTAAGGCCACTTCAAAGGTGTAGCTAAGTTCATTTAAGACATCTTAAAAACTTGCTGCATCTTATAAGATGCTTAATGCTTATAAATATTGGATCTTAATCTTAAAAACTATTGAAGTATCAAAGAAGTAATAACTAAATGGTCAAACTGGAAGAACtgtcaaaattcaaaacataaCGTGTATGAACATGCTTTTtgaggagcttataagatgctatcttattttataagctAATAAATTTCTCTCTTTAAATTTTGCCCCATGCTTCACCATATCTTCTATGTTCTAAAATTATGCCTTAAGGGACTTACGGAGGGAACCAACTACCCTCTTAAGATGATGTTAAAGAAAGAGCAACCTTACGGAACCCTCATCCTCTTATCCGCATATCAGTTTCTTAGTAGAATGACGCATTCAGTTGATGTGCTTATTGGCATTTTTCACCCATGTCCACCTGTGAAGCCTCTCTTGCTCGATCAAGCTCATTCCTAGGCAGTTCTTCTTACTACTTATCAGGACTCAGGAACATGCTTAATGGTTCTACTGTAGCTGGCAAATTGACTTTGATTAGTGTAAACCTTTAACTCACCAGCCTCGATAAATTTTTCGTATTTGCAGGTATTGGTGATTGCCCATCGATTGGAAACTGTTCAAATGGCTGAAAGAATTTTCATGCTAAATGATGGAAAGCTGCAGCAGCTGAGTCATTCTGATCTTTTGGATGGTAAACATGGATCACTAGCAACAGCCCTTGTACTGTAGTAATATCCTAGGGCGGACACTGTTTCACAGTCAGGCTAGCTATGGAAATTCTCCCGTTGGCTTAAAGTGTTCCCACAACGCTATTCCACATCACGCAGAGGAACGCTTGAATTAGATCGAACACGCCTGGATTTGTTATTGTATTCATACTGCAGCTATTTGTGTGCTTCAAATTCAGTTATTTATGCAAAGTAGTCCACTTGTGTAATGACATTTTGAGTTGCTTCTACTGCTCCTTTTTCATTCATTAACAATGGTAAGATTTCCCCGGTGCCGTTCTAATTGTTTGGCAGGATTGGTTGTTTATTGAGTTCACTCCTTGAGGAAgtccaaaatttagatgaTATCTGAATTCTAAATGATCATGtcagaaattaatttgtaggCATGATTTCTTTGAAACCAAAATCCTATCAATTTACAATAATAGTTCAATGGCATTTTTACAGTGTacttttatacataattttaatcacTATCTTTTGCTATTACACGATTTAATctcatcttttttttgggACCAAATCAAATAAGATTGGATTTGGATCTTGGGATTGGATGTTGACATCAATAGCAACATGGTCCCATACCCAAGTCATTGGATCGGGTTAGGATTAACTGATTAAGATAGGCGGGAACATTTGCCGCCATATTTCCTTCCTTTTCTCCACTCTTTTTGAATAAGTTCTCCTTAACAAATTCATATCAAGGGTTTCTTCGGCATCTACCCAAAGGCTGCACAGTACGCTCAAATCTCCTTTCATCACCGGCGATCAATTCAAGTGTAAAGGTGACATTCGTCTAAACTCTAATCGGTTTCCATTCTTATCCTCCTTTTTCACATTACTCATTTTACCTGATTAGTATACTGAATACTCATTGAAGTTCTCTATCttcttttgaagaaaatgGATACGTCGAATCCGGCGGTTTTCGTCAACGCGGAGCTGTTGAGGATGCACGTCGGCCGGAGGGTTCGTGCTGTGATTCAGGTGCTCAGATCAGAAGGTGGTAACTCTGTGATTGGAAAATCGACGGACGAGCAGCAGTTGGTTATCAAAGGCCGCCCTCCTGGCCCTCTTTCGACTTATGTTGAGGTTATCGGGATTGCTGACAGTAATCAATCTATTCAGGCAGAAATCTGGTCCAACTTTGGTGATGTTCTTGGTATGTGAAAACTTTTGTTTCCTTTGATGAGAGCTTTCACCTTTTCATATTTCGCACGTTTGGCGTGTTTTACTTGCTGCTTGAGTTCTGTTGCTTGTTTGTTTAGCAACTAATTTATTTGGAGGCTTGGTGGTTTTCTTTtccatatttaaatttattttgctaaTCTGAAATGGGTTAACTTTCTTCTGAATTGATGGATACGAAGAAGATTGCAGGCctttataaatcataaatttgttGCCAACCACTCTTATTGTCTAGTGATTTGTGTTGGTGATTTCATGCccagcattttcttttccttgcaAGTTTGCCAACTTTAGAGGACGGTCTAAATGTGGACTAGGAACTGATGGTTGTGTGTATGTGGATAACAACAGGTACTCCAGACAGGAGTAACCTATTTCTATTATCAATTGAGAAGATTGTTTGTGCACTGCAAAATCAGAGTAATGGTTTCAACACCAGAATTTTGCTCATAAAACAGTGAAATTACATCCACAATGGTTTACTATGTCGTGGAGAATCATTAgataaatttgtttatgaaataaatagttGGTTTTGATGTCTCTACCTGTGGAATGCATCAATTTCATTTGCTTTCCTGTTGTGTACTTGTTTTGCTAATTTTTACGCATTCTAATCAACCAGAGGAAGTTTGGCATCTTTGTTTGGTATGACCATGACCTACCAATGCAAAAATAGAATTGCTAGATGATAACATTTATTAAGATTATTGATGTTATCAACCAAGGCCAAGATATTCAAGCATATTATCATTCCTTAGCTTGAGGTGGATGCATTGGGCTGGTAGAGTGCTCACTGGTGATTGATTGTTCATAATGGAAATTTTGCTACAGAAATTTATTGGTTCACtagttattttttgtttggggAGCCACCAGAGATGCACTACTTAGCCATAACTGAGACTATGCTGTTCCAAGTGTCAAATTCATTCCAAAATTCTCATACTTTGGTTTCTCTTTTCTGCAGATACAGTAGCCTACAACAATGTTTGTCAACTTGCCAATGGGGACTTTAAACACTTGTTTATCTAAGCAGTTATATTGGATATGGCTCTTTGGTGCTGGGAATTGGCCCATCCAACATCAGTCTGCATCTTCTGGTAATATTTGTGGCTAGAATATGGTAGTACATGTAATGATTACATTAGTATTAATCACTTGCAATTGCGACATTAATGGAATTCCCGTCCTTGGACAGCTAGAGGTGTAGTTATACTGTTATAGATAGCTTAGTTTTGCAAAGGGGACTGGATGAATATGGTCTGAATTGTTGCGACTTCTCTGCAAGAACAGGACCTTTTTTGGCTTCTGTTGGTGGCGGTTGCTGCTGCTACAACAATGTGTCCCGTTTTGATAGTATCTTggttattgatttaatttaatcaagacaaaatgcaattaatgTTGGAAATTGTTTGATGTCCGTAAAATGCTGGGAACAGTCAGCGACTAAAGCTTTTCTGTTTCGGCTTATAAACCATCCAGTCAGGGCCTATGCTGGATGGTACAATCTACTCATTATCGTGATTTCAACTGAATGTTACATGCCTTTTACAACAATTATAAACGGGGCATTTGTACAACTAGACACTGAAcgcataatttttattttttttaaaatttataattactttgtTCATGTATGTTAAAGTTTGTTATTGTCTTACAACTTTTACGTGCAAAAGCTAttgataacttttttaatgcataattgtcaataaattaaaaattgaaactttgtatatattttatattagcgatgattatatttacatccgaaataaatataatatgttatttttaatttaatgaataataaaattaaacaaaagtgaataaatttaatttgtgagTGCTATGATtacatggaattaattttctcaaggGACGtgattgaatatttaattcaatttgagTTGGGAAGTTAAATAGGTTTTAACAACGGAAGAATATTTTTggcatttaaaaaatttgatataagtGATATGAGAACAATCTTTTTGTATCTATAAAAtccttttgttttataatagtatagataaaaaaCTATGAGGAATTAGGTTGAATATACCCTTCCATGTAAAGTAAACTAGGCCTAATTTTAGCATATTATTTAAGTCACCGACCCCTCAACTTGATCTAATAAGAGCATATACAAAATCACTttgaatattgaaattaaatggaGATGGCCAAAAATATATGACTAGAATTTGATCAAGTTAGTCTTTGATTTTTTGCCAATATGTCAACCTTGGATTGAAATCTAGTCTGTTTTTCTAAGGTGAATTataatggtttttttttttttttccaaaatttgacataattatgagatgaagttatttaattttgaatgaagATTTCAAATTGTCAGTTTTGTcgttgttatatttttaaaaagaaattgtaaaaaaattgaataaagtggataaaaatattataaaaattttatcgaattaatctataaaaaaatttataaaaataaatttaactataGTTCATAATTCACAAGTATATTTAATCAgttcaacatatataaaatatatagtattgaGCTAATCGTTAGATGACGGTACAATCAGagcatattaataaatttttaaataatgaaaatgtagttacaataatttcaaattttaatagagCTTGATGTAATGACCCTTTAttctattgtaatttttaaggTCAAAGTTAGGGGCAAATATGTCAATTGAAGCATTTTGGTTGTGGCATGAGAGAAATTGCTCTGGCACGATGATCCACAATTCAAAACGCTCAACCGAGCCTCGATCCTGAGCCGTGAGTCTAGGGTTTTTATACACAGCAAAAACGATAACAAGAAGAAAGTAGTGGTGAAGAACGTGCTTTCCGCGAGTTCTGCTGCAGTAGCTCGCAAACGACGGACAAAGCGAGACACATAAATTGGGGGAATTTACTTTATGTTCGCCGGTAATCTTCTCGTCTCTCTCTGCATAAACATACAATGTGCTTTTGAACTCGTGTATAAGTGCATACTTTCCatttcaagtttgtttttttttctctttctgcTCATGAAATTTGCCCTTTTGTTTAATCAAAGCTTGTTTAGTTTTGCTTATGTGTGTGAGCGTACCCAGATCTTTGCTGATTCTATCATATGGCGAATTTAGGGTTTGCCTTGATTTGTCATCCTTAGACATTCTGAAATTAGATTCTGGAGGTGTCTGGTGTGGGCAAACTTTGTGCAGAAATTAGGTGGCGTCCATGAACTTAATTTTTGGCAGCTTAGAAAAAGTTGCGGAGCTTAAATTGGGTGTGTCTTCTTCTCGAAAGCTGAATTGCAGTAGCATAGGCCTAATTAAGTATTTTGTTACTATGGTCTATGTGTAATTGCTGCAGGAGCAGAACCTACAGAATGATTGCCAAGTATGTATATTTAGTCTTGCATGTACGTCATTggttttaattgaattatgctACTACCTCAGCTCATCCTTTGGTCCACCTACCCCTGCCCACCAAGGCATGGGGTGTGCATCCCAATGTAGTTTTATTGGGATAAATGAAACATCACATACTAGAGGAAATGAGCTCTCAGTTTCACTCATCCTTTTTTCCTCTTCGTCCTTGTTTTCACTTTATTCCTTGGataatcaacaatttttcACGAGACCCACACTATTAGAATGAAAACAATTAAAGGCACTGCGTGTCAACTAAGAAATCATCGTTTTGGAGTTTTGGAAGTGTCTGCCAGTGACACAGTAAGTAGACTGGAAGCTTCATGTGGAAAAGAGGGACAAGATTATCATACTTAACTTGGTGAGCCATTTCTTGGTTTCCTGAGCTTTTCATCTGATTGAAGTTGTGGTTTCCACATGTTCTGCTATGATATTAAACGATGGCTTGAATTGTTGAGACACATTTGATACATGAATTTGCAAATGTGATGAGAAAGAAACGAATCGAAAGCTTATAAAAGTAAGCAAATGCTTATCCACAAAAATGCATTCTCTCATGCAGATAGGTCCTGAGTTTATCTAGTGGTTCTTCTGGGCAAATTATGACCCACTCACAAAAATGGAAACTGTGTTAAGAGATGTTTTGGTGTATAATTGCACTTGTCTACTTTCTAGTACTGATTGAAGAAGGGAATGGTTTTAGAAACTTTGTGGTTCAACCTCGAGAAAGGGTGATTGCTCACTATTAGGCATCAATGAGTACTGAAAATTGAGCATTTCGAGGTTTGATTTTCTGTGTAAGATTCAACTCCATTGCTCTAGAATTAGAGTGGAAGTTATTGTGCTCTACTGAtggcaaaattatttaaaaattgcaaaaaaaaaaaaaagataagataAGATAAGATAAAACTACCgtgtgttaaaaaatttaaggaaGTAAGGAGAATAGCATTTTCAAGATGCGGTTCtaccattaaaattaattaaaccgcagttctttaatttttggttcatGAAGAGCCACAgttctttaaatattataaaaagaaaaataagaaagaacaTGCAAGTCTGCATGCATGCAGGTTTGCTGTCTTGTCATTGTACATATGAGTGACAGGTAACCCCACACTATAAATAGCAGGAGCACAAGTTGTGCTGCTCTAAACATTCTACAAAATTgttaagttatttttaatagattGTTCTTATATTTAAAGATGTTGAATCCGGTCTCTCGACTAAAGCATTTGATTAGGTGtgctttaaaaaatgcaactgcggttcttttaaaattttattattttctaaaacaattaattttaatgtcaGAATGCATTTTCAAAAAGCTTTTGTGcctacttaaaaaaaaattaaaatgttgtatttgatcatttttatcttttttttgggcaaattttaaataattttgcctCTCCTGATTTATGAAGACGGAAATTTCCCCTTGACTCAGTCAACCGGGAAAGAGATTGAATAGATTATCTGGCTTCTGTCTTGTTCCTGTATTTGGGATGTTTCAGTTAATGAGAATGAAGAGTTTGCCTTCCTCATACACTAAGAAGTTAAGCTATCTAGTTATCTGTCagatttaagaaattaataaaaggaaTGCAATTATCAAGAAAGCATtcatcaggaaaaaaaaaggagataaTAGATGTAAATGGGTCAGTTTTCTGGGTGCATAGCCATAACCTAATACTATTGAAAATTGGACATTGGAAGAGCACTTAATGACCAGAAGGTATTGTCAttgagctttttttttttttacaagtttGATGCAGATAACTTCTTCTGGATGGCATGGCTTGTTATAAATAATGTGACCATTTCTACTTGTTTAGCGTCTTGATTAACTGGTTTCTGCAGTTTAACTTTATTAGGGTGTAAAAAATGTTGTGAATAAATGCATTTGAGGTTGCTCATTAATCAGTTCATTCACAGTTCCTGTGCATTAACTGGCTGCAGGGAAGTTACAGACTTCAggaagaattaattaatctttaagGAATTGGTCATTCTAATTACAGCACCCATCGCTTTTGTTTATTCTCTTGTTTACATCATCCTCTGTTGTGTGTCCTGCATAAGCAATTatctttcatgatttttacATCCTTGCAAATCTCTCAtctcttattattttcttctttcccttcctttttcttggttGTGATGCACTGGTCATAATGTACACTAAACGTTTGGCCTATTTTTCTGGCATTGATCATTGTctatatttcaagaaattcaatgGTTTCATTGATCTTGGACCTATTGAGCATCATTTCCTCTTGATTGGAGTGTTGAATTCTCGCTTGCTTGTTTCTGTTCTATATTCCATCATCCCTTGTTTTAAATTGTTCACATTGAACTCCTTGGCGGCATACCTCACGGAGCCAATTCAATCGGGAATCTTTTTCTGGAACTCCTTATGGCCTT
The nucleotide sequence above comes from Sesamum indicum cultivar Zhongzhi No. 13 linkage group LG11, S_indicum_v1.0, whole genome shotgun sequence. Encoded proteins:
- the LOC105174050 gene encoding replication protein A 14 kDa subunit B, with the protein product MDTSNPAVFVNAELLRMHVGRRVRAVIQVLRSEGGNSVIGKSTDEQQLVIKGRPPGPLSTYVEVIGIADSNQSIQAEIWSNFGDVLDTVAYNNVCQLANGDFKHLFI